A portion of the Falco naumanni isolate bFalNau1 chromosome 9, bFalNau1.pat, whole genome shotgun sequence genome contains these proteins:
- the C9H10orf95 gene encoding uncharacterized protein C10orf95 homolog, which yields MYQSGFVPREYYPAMIPPSACTYPPLQTGRAEGVTSSVIFPPIHMHNFYSRPITFVVDQNSYPDYVGGQVEYHHLYSASNPYFRPYYTWRSPPMVPIPFYNPYANYNPYVAYQRSDQYRDIWPEGFMMRGELQWGKLRKVFGPRKDLPKFVKDDLRRVYGTYPRTSVSITYRKGEFLVKGDPKVGEQEYVVEKVVQPALTPSASEADDNSSEDQNCKKKKKLRY from the coding sequence ATGTACCAGTCTGGCTTTGTGCCACGGGAGTATTACCCAGCCATGATCCCACCTTCTGCCTGCACCTACCCACCGCTGCAGACTGGAAGAGCAGAAGGTGTGACCAGCTCTGTGATATTCCCTCCCATCCACATGCACAACTTCTACAGCCGACCCATCACCTTTGTGGTGGACCAGAACAGCTACCCTGACTATGTGGGAGGTCAGGTGGAGTATCATCATCTCTACAGTGCCTCTAATCCCTACTTCCGTCCGTACTACACCTGGCGCTCACCTCCCATGGTCCCCATTCCTTTCTACAATCCCTATGCCAACTATAATCCCTATGTTGCCTACCAGAGGTCAGATCAATATCGAGACATATGGCCAGAAGGCTTCATGATGAGAGGGGAGCTACAGTGGGGGAAGCTCAGAAAGGTGTTTGGACCAAGGAAAGACCTCCCAAAATTTGTAAAGGATGATCTCCGGAGGGTTTATGGCACCTACCCACGAACCAGCGTCTCCATAACCTACCGGAAAGGGGAGTTCTTGGTTAAGGGAGACCCCAAGGTAGGAGAGCAGGAATATGTAGTGGAAAAAGTCGTCCAGCCAGCTCTGACCCCCAGTGCCAGCGAGGCAGATGATAATAGCAGTGAGGACCAGAACTgtaagaagaagaagaaactgagaTATTGA